The segment TAATCCGCTGGGGTCAGATGCCGGGTTGACAAAGGTTTCAATTCGCTGTATCTGGTGCTCCTTCAAAATGACATGTAACAGAGGGTGGTCAGAAAAGTACAGCAGAAAAACTCCTGAAACCAAAACGGCAACCGTACTCACAATTCCCGCAAGGATCCGCCAATCCAATCCCCCCACCAACATGATACTGCCTAAAATCCCTACCAATACCAAAGCCATACCCAGGTCCGGTTGTAAAAGAAGCAGTGAAAAGGGAAGGATAAAAATCCCCATAATCTTCGCCATCAACTTCCAGTCGCGAATCGGAACCTGTTTGGCTTCACTGGTCACTTTGGCCAGGACGATAATGAGAATGAGCTTCATCAATTCAGATGGCTGATACTGAAAACCGCCAAATCGAAACCATTGTTGGGCTCCTTTCACCTTAACACCGATACCGGGAATCAATACCAATATCAACAAAAGTAATCCGAATCCCAATAGAAGATAGGCAAATCGGCCTTGTGCCAGAATACGGTAGTCAAACAGGAGTGTGAGCACCAAAAGTAGAATACCTAAGCAGAACCAGTAAATTTGTTGCTCCATAAAACCTGGATGAGTTGTGTATGTGGCACTGGAAATGGCTACAATGCTGATAACAGCCAACGTGAGTACCAGCAAAATCGCAATCATATCCAGTTGCCGCACATAACGGCTGATTTTCATCGATAACACCTTTCTGTCCATCAGCTGTGCTTTTCAACAATCACCGTTTGATACTCGTTCCCCTGTTTTCACAGAGTATATTCAGTATAACTTATACCGACACGGTGATTAAACCCGACTGAATGATAAGTGATAAAAATTCTGTTTGACGGGTCAACAAAATCACGATGTAAGGAGAAAAAGATGGTACGCGGAAAGCCTGATTTCTGGATGATTTTAATCATCTTCATTTTGACAGGTTTCGGATTGGTCATGGTTTTTAGTGCCAGTTACTATGATGGTTTGACTAATCACAATGACAGTTATTATTACTTCAAACGACAATTGCTATGGGCTTGTTTGGCCATTGTCGTTTTCTTCACCATTTCCAATGTCCCGTATCCATACTATCAAAGATGGGTGGGACTTATCTTGTTGTGCAGTATGACTTTACTGATACTGGTATTTATACCTGGGATCGGTGTTTATCTCAACGGTTCCGACCGTTGGATACAATTGGGCCCCATCGGCTTTCAACCATCGGAGTTGGCGAAGATTAGCGCGATTATTTACACCGCTTCCATTATGACTAAAAAACAAAACTACTTGCATCAATTTAAGCGGGGATTGCTTCCCCCTTTGATTGTATTGGGCATGTTCTGCTTTTTAATCGTCATGGAACCCCATTTCAGCA is part of the Kroppenstedtia pulmonis genome and harbors:
- the rodA gene encoding rod shape-determining protein RodA, with protein sequence MKISRYVRQLDMIAILLVLTLAVISIVAISSATYTTHPGFMEQQIYWFCLGILLLVLTLLFDYRILAQGRFAYLLLGFGLLLLILVLIPGIGVKVKGAQQWFRFGGFQYQPSELMKLILIIVLAKVTSEAKQVPIRDWKLMAKIMGIFILPFSLLLLQPDLGMALVLVGILGSIMLVGGLDWRILAGIVSTVAVLVSGVFLLYFSDHPLLHVILKEHQIQRIETFVNPASDPSGLGYQLTQSMIAIGSGQLSGKGFHNSTQAQGKWIPEPHNDFVFSVFAEEFGFVGASFLLCTLIFLLYRMVKIGLQCDNPFGTYIVAGVVGMLMFQVFENIGMTIGLLPVTGLPLPFISYGGSALTTNMLGVGLVLNIGMRRNSEFLFSD